A window of Psychromonas sp. CNPT3 contains these coding sequences:
- the rbfA gene encoding 30S ribosome-binding factor RbfA encodes MAKEYSRTSRVSQQVQKELARILQQEVKDPRIGMVTVSGVDITRDLAYAKVFVTFLTIGDQTNDESLEGLNSAAGYIRRLLGKAMRLRIVPEVRFCFDETLTEGLRLSELVSGAVKKDKEKFLAAGRDENEDDA; translated from the coding sequence ATGGCAAAAGAATATAGCCGTACATCGCGTGTATCACAACAAGTTCAAAAAGAACTGGCGCGTATACTACAACAAGAAGTAAAAGATCCGCGTATTGGCATGGTGACTGTTTCGGGTGTTGATATCACACGTGATCTTGCTTACGCAAAAGTATTTGTTACTTTTCTTACCATTGGTGACCAAACTAATGATGAATCACTTGAAGGTTTAAACTCAGCTGCCGGTTATATTCGCCGTTTACTGGGCAAAGCGATGCGTTTACGTATTGTGCCTGAAGTACGCTTTTGTTTTGATGAAACATTAACAGAAGGCTTACGTCTTTCTGAGCTCGTAAGTGGCGCAGTGAAAAAAGATAAAGAAAAGTTCTTAGCTGCTGGCCGTGACGAAAACGAGGATGATGCATAA
- the infB gene encoding translation initiation factor IF-2, producing MSDILLQDLAKELNKSADALVTQFNAAGINKKATDKVSLKEKEALTTYLQKQHGGEVKKKMTLQRKTKTTLNVKGQAKAVNVEVRKKRTYVKRTDTEIQAVKEAELAEQAAEVTKRQVELDTELESKKMAAEKLQAEKLAAKKIMDEKAKKAAMANKEKQNAQKVEKTPEQIKVDKESAAILKKADIQAKEKAEKEAGEQAEIAKKLAEENSVRWDKEEAERKKAASEQDYHVTSSAAAQEAEDASDTKAEGVVTNRRKKKKKAQQAQQPTHGRRGRRGRKSHVATPAALQQAFEKPVAKVERDVKIGETISVAELANKMAVKAVEVIKVMMKMGAMATINQIIDQETATIVAEEMGHKVILTKENELEEAVLADAKDTDGIKTSRAPVVTIMGHVDHGKTSLLDYIRRAKVADSEAGGITQHIGAYHVQTDKGAITFLDTPGHAAFTSMRSRGAKSTDIVILVVAADDGVMPQTIEAIQHAKAAKVPLIVAVNKIDKEGADLDRVKTELSHHDIISEEWGGENIFANVSAKFGTGIDELLDCILLQAEMLDLEAVAVGPASGVVIESRLDKGRGPVATILIQDGELKQGDIVLCGLEYGRVRAMRNEKGETITSAGPSIPVEVLGLSGVPLAGDEATVVRDEKKAREVALYRQGKFRDIKLARQQKSKLDNMFMNMEAGEISELNIVLKADVQGSLEAISDSLNKLSTDEVKVNIIGRGVGGITETDASLASASGAIVIGFNVRADASARKLIDNEAVDLRYYSIIYDLIDEVRAAMSGLLAPEFRQEIIGLADVREVFKSPKIGAIAGCMVVEGLIKRNNPIRVLRENIVIYEGVLESLRRFKDDAQEVRNGMECGIGVKNYNDVRVGDQIEVFEIVEVKRTL from the coding sequence ATGTCAGATATTTTATTACAAGATCTTGCAAAAGAGTTAAACAAGTCTGCGGATGCATTAGTTACACAATTTAATGCTGCGGGCATCAACAAAAAAGCGACTGATAAAGTCTCTTTAAAAGAAAAAGAAGCATTAACAACTTACCTGCAAAAACAGCACGGTGGAGAAGTTAAGAAAAAAATGACGTTACAGCGTAAAACTAAAACGACATTAAACGTTAAAGGTCAAGCTAAAGCGGTTAATGTTGAAGTACGTAAAAAACGCACTTACGTTAAACGTACTGACACTGAAATTCAAGCGGTAAAAGAAGCTGAACTTGCAGAGCAAGCTGCTGAAGTGACAAAACGCCAAGTTGAATTAGATACTGAATTAGAATCTAAAAAAATGGCTGCAGAGAAACTACAAGCAGAAAAACTAGCAGCGAAAAAAATCATGGACGAAAAAGCGAAAAAGGCAGCAATGGCCAATAAAGAAAAGCAAAATGCGCAGAAAGTTGAAAAAACACCTGAGCAAATAAAAGTGGATAAAGAATCTGCTGCCATACTTAAAAAAGCAGATATTCAAGCGAAAGAAAAAGCTGAAAAAGAAGCCGGTGAGCAAGCTGAAATTGCTAAGAAATTAGCGGAAGAAAACTCAGTGCGCTGGGATAAAGAAGAAGCTGAACGTAAAAAAGCAGCCTCTGAGCAAGATTATCATGTGACGTCATCAGCAGCTGCTCAAGAAGCAGAAGATGCATCAGATACAAAAGCGGAAGGTGTTGTTACTAACCGTCGGAAGAAAAAGAAAAAAGCACAACAAGCACAGCAGCCAACACATGGTCGTCGTGGTCGTCGTGGTAGAAAATCACACGTTGCAACCCCTGCTGCATTACAACAAGCATTTGAGAAACCAGTTGCTAAAGTTGAGCGTGATGTGAAAATTGGTGAAACCATCTCTGTTGCTGAGCTTGCTAACAAAATGGCTGTTAAAGCGGTTGAAGTTATCAAAGTAATGATGAAAATGGGTGCTATGGCAACCATTAACCAAATTATTGACCAAGAAACTGCAACAATAGTAGCAGAAGAAATGGGTCATAAAGTTATTCTTACGAAAGAGAATGAACTTGAAGAAGCGGTACTTGCAGATGCAAAAGATACCGATGGTATTAAAACGTCTCGTGCACCTGTAGTAACTATCATGGGTCACGTAGATCATGGTAAAACATCTCTACTTGATTATATTCGTCGCGCTAAAGTTGCGGATAGTGAAGCCGGTGGTATTACCCAGCATATTGGTGCTTACCATGTGCAAACAGATAAAGGCGCTATCACGTTCTTAGATACTCCAGGACATGCTGCCTTTACATCAATGCGTTCTCGTGGTGCAAAATCAACAGATATCGTTATCTTAGTGGTAGCGGCTGATGATGGTGTTATGCCACAAACAATCGAAGCTATCCAGCATGCTAAAGCTGCTAAAGTGCCATTGATTGTTGCCGTTAATAAAATCGATAAAGAAGGCGCGGATCTTGATCGCGTAAAAACTGAACTTTCTCATCATGACATCATCTCTGAAGAATGGGGTGGCGAAAACATCTTTGCAAATGTTTCAGCGAAATTCGGTACTGGTATTGATGAGTTACTTGACTGCATTTTATTACAAGCTGAAATGTTAGATTTAGAAGCGGTCGCTGTCGGTCCTGCATCGGGTGTTGTTATCGAATCTCGTCTAGATAAAGGACGTGGCCCTGTTGCAACTATCCTTATTCAAGATGGTGAGCTTAAACAAGGTGATATCGTATTATGTGGTCTTGAATATGGCCGTGTACGTGCAATGCGCAATGAAAAAGGTGAAACTATTACATCTGCGGGTCCATCGATTCCAGTTGAAGTATTAGGCCTTTCTGGTGTACCTCTTGCTGGTGATGAAGCGACTGTTGTACGTGATGAGAAAAAAGCACGTGAAGTAGCATTGTACCGTCAAGGTAAATTCCGTGATATTAAACTTGCTCGTCAACAAAAATCGAAACTAGATAACATGTTTATGAACATGGAAGCTGGCGAAATCTCTGAACTTAACATCGTATTAAAAGCAGATGTACAAGGTTCATTAGAGGCGATTTCTGATTCATTGAATAAACTTTCTACTGATGAAGTGAAAGTAAATATCATTGGTCGTGGTGTTGGTGGAATTACAGAAACTGATGCATCTCTTGCTTCTGCTTCTGGCGCAATTGTTATCGGCTTTAATGTACGTGCGGATGCATCTGCTCGTAAATTAATTGATAATGAAGCGGTTGATTTACGTTATTACAGCATTATCTATGACCTAATTGATGAAGTGCGCGCTGCCATGAGTGGTTTACTTGCTCCTGAATTTAGACAAGAAATCATTGGTCTTGCGGATGTTCGTGAAGTTTTCAAATCACCAAAAATTGGTGCAATTGCCGGTTGTATGGTTGTTGAAGGTCTTATCAAACGTAACAACCCAATTCGTGTGTTACGTGAAAACATCGTAATTTATGAAGGTGTTCTTGAGTCATTACGTCGCTTTAAAGACGATGCACAAGAAGTCCGTAACGGTATGGAATGTGGTATCGGCGTTAAAAACTACAATGACGTACGCGTAGGCGATCAAATTGAAGTATTTGAAATTGTTGAAGTTAAACGTACTCTTTAA
- the nusA gene encoding transcription termination factor NusA, translating to MNNKEILLVVEAVSNEKGLPREAIFEALESALAIATKKKYEMEIEVRVEIDRETGTFETFRRWLVLAPDAEMENSCAEMTYEAAVYDQPEIQIGEFIEDDIPSVTFDRITTQTAKQVIVQKVREAERAQVVEQYIEQKGELVTGVVKRMTRDSILLDLGGNAEAVIFRDEMLPRENFRPGDRLRGLLYDVRPEARGAQLFMTRTQPEMLIELFRLEVPEIAEEMIDLMAAARDPGSRAKIAVKSNDQRIDPIGACVGMRGARVQAISSELGGERVDIILWDDNSAQFAINAMSPAEVVSIVVDEDSHSMDIAVEEENLAQAIGRNGQNIRLASQLTGWELNVMTVAQLQEKHQAEADSVIGVFTKALEIDADFAAVLVDEGFTSLEEIAYVPVTELLEIDGLDENMVDELRTRAKNVLATKALAAEENIEGAKPAEDLLALEGLDAHLAYVFASKGIITLEDLAEQAVDDLIDIEELNEEKAGTLIMAARNICWFSNETE from the coding sequence ATGAATAATAAAGAGATTTTATTGGTCGTAGAGGCTGTCTCTAATGAAAAAGGCCTTCCTCGTGAGGCCATTTTTGAAGCATTAGAAAGCGCGCTTGCCATTGCTACAAAAAAGAAATACGAAATGGAGATCGAAGTTCGTGTTGAAATCGATCGTGAAACAGGTACGTTTGAAACATTTCGTCGCTGGTTAGTCCTTGCTCCTGATGCAGAAATGGAAAATTCATGTGCTGAAATGACTTATGAAGCAGCGGTATACGATCAACCTGAAATACAAATTGGTGAATTCATCGAAGATGATATTCCATCGGTTACGTTTGATCGCATCACAACTCAAACTGCGAAGCAAGTTATCGTGCAAAAAGTACGTGAAGCTGAGCGCGCACAAGTAGTAGAGCAATACATTGAGCAAAAAGGTGAATTGGTAACTGGCGTTGTAAAACGCATGACCCGTGACAGTATTTTACTTGATTTAGGTGGTAATGCAGAAGCGGTTATTTTCCGTGATGAAATGCTACCTCGTGAAAATTTCCGTCCAGGCGACAGATTACGTGGACTTTTATATGATGTACGCCCAGAAGCTCGTGGCGCTCAATTATTTATGACGCGTACACAACCAGAAATGCTAATTGAACTTTTCCGTCTTGAAGTGCCAGAAATTGCAGAAGAGATGATTGATTTGATGGCTGCCGCTCGAGATCCTGGTTCGCGTGCAAAAATAGCTGTAAAATCAAATGACCAACGTATTGACCCAATTGGTGCGTGTGTTGGTATGCGTGGCGCTCGTGTTCAAGCTATCTCAAGTGAGTTAGGTGGTGAGCGTGTTGATATTATCCTATGGGATGATAATTCAGCTCAGTTTGCTATTAATGCAATGTCACCAGCGGAAGTTGTTTCAATTGTTGTTGATGAAGATTCTCACAGCATGGACATTGCTGTTGAAGAAGAAAATTTAGCACAAGCGATAGGCCGTAATGGTCAAAACATTCGTTTAGCATCACAGCTTACTGGCTGGGAATTAAACGTAATGACAGTCGCGCAGCTACAAGAAAAACATCAGGCTGAAGCGGATAGCGTTATCGGCGTATTTACAAAAGCATTAGAAATTGATGCAGACTTCGCTGCGGTATTAGTAGATGAAGGCTTTACATCTCTTGAAGAAATTGCTTATGTGCCTGTCACTGAATTATTAGAGATAGATGGCCTTGATGAAAATATGGTCGATGAGCTACGTACACGCGCTAAGAATGTTTTAGCAACGAAAGCGTTAGCGGCTGAAGAGAATATTGAAGGAGCAAAACCTGCTGAAGACCTGCTTGCATTAGAGGGCTTAGACGCACATCTTGCATATGTATTTGCTAGTAAAGGCATTATTACACTTGAAGATCTTGCAGAACAAGCGGTTGATGACCTGATTGATATTGAAGAATTAAACGAAGAAAAAGCCGGTACGCTTATTATGGCTGCCCGTAACATCTGTTGGTTCAGTAACGAAACTGAATAA
- the rimP gene encoding ribosome maturation factor RimP: MASLEQRLTDMFTPSVEDLGYELVGIEYTRAGKHSILRVYIDQEAGILVDDCAAVSRQISALMDVEDPITNEYTLEVSSPGLERPLFSATHYQAFVGSKVKIQLRMPIQNRRRWKGMIESVEGEIISVNVDGTLERFALSNIQKANIVPKFD, translated from the coding sequence TTGGCAAGTTTAGAACAACGTTTAACTGATATGTTCACACCAAGTGTTGAAGATTTAGGTTATGAGCTAGTAGGGATTGAGTATACTCGCGCTGGAAAACATTCAATATTGCGTGTTTACATTGATCAAGAAGCGGGTATTTTAGTTGATGACTGTGCAGCAGTAAGTCGTCAAATCAGTGCATTAATGGATGTAGAAGATCCAATCACCAATGAATATACATTAGAAGTTTCCTCTCCTGGTTTAGAGCGTCCTCTTTTTAGTGCTACACATTACCAAGCCTTTGTTGGCTCTAAAGTAAAAATTCAATTGCGTATGCCAATACAAAACCGTCGCAGATGGAAAGGCATGATTGAAAGTGTAGAGGGTGAAATTATTAGTGTGAATGTTGATGGAACGCTTGAGCGTTTTGCATTAAGCAATATTCAAAAAGCGAATATTGTTCCAAAATTTGATTAA
- the secG gene encoding preprotein translocase subunit SecG, with amino-acid sequence MYEMLLVVYLIVAVILIGFVLIQQGKGAGMGASFGSGASNTVFGASGAGNFMTRTTAVLAIVFFILSLALGNLSTNKVSNDDVFSDLTIEKVVDAPVVIEVDKSTEIPE; translated from the coding sequence ATGTATGAAATGCTATTAGTTGTTTATTTGATTGTTGCTGTTATCTTAATTGGGTTTGTTTTGATCCAACAAGGTAAGGGTGCTGGTATGGGTGCTTCATTTGGCTCTGGTGCATCAAACACAGTATTCGGTGCAAGTGGCGCTGGTAACTTTATGACTCGTACCACTGCGGTATTAGCCATTGTTTTCTTCATCTTAAGTTTAGCATTAGGAAACTTATCTACCAATAAAGTTTCTAATGATGACGTTTTTTCAGACTTAACGATTGAAAAAGTAGTTGATGCTCCTGTTGTAATTGAAGTTGATAAATCAACTGAAATTCCAGAGTAA
- the glmM gene encoding phosphoglucosamine mutase, producing the protein MEKKYFGTDGIRGKVGESWITPEFALKLGWAAGRVLAKSGTKKVLIGKDPRISGYMLEAALQAGLTAAGLRPVLLGPMPTPAVAYLTHTFRAAAGIVISASHNPYYDNGIKFFNAQGTKLSEQVELEIEAEIEKELKCVPSSELGKAYRIDDAAGRYIEFCKSTFPTQQSLDGFKIVVDCANGATYHIAPLVLNELGAEVIAMGVEPDGVNINLNCGATSMQAISERVVQEKADFGIAYDGDGDRVMMVDHTGYILDGDELLYIIARDKLRNGTLQGGVVGTKMSNLGLELALKELGIPFERSDVGDRHVMELMKKNNWSIGAENSGHVICSEYLETGDGIVSGLQVIAAMKSSRLTLNELRQGMHKFPQVMLNIRFNSDIDPLQDEDVLAEQARIQTLLAGKGRVLLRKSGTEPVFRVMVESDESQEVVHGYAQAIADKVKV; encoded by the coding sequence ATGGAAAAAAAATATTTCGGTACGGATGGTATTCGCGGCAAAGTTGGTGAATCATGGATCACACCTGAATTTGCACTTAAGTTAGGTTGGGCTGCTGGGCGCGTTCTTGCAAAGTCAGGGACTAAAAAAGTCTTGATTGGTAAAGATCCGCGTATATCAGGTTATATGCTTGAAGCAGCCTTACAAGCGGGCCTAACGGCCGCCGGTTTACGCCCGGTATTGCTTGGCCCTATGCCAACACCTGCGGTCGCTTATTTAACGCATACATTCAGGGCCGCTGCCGGAATCGTTATTAGTGCGTCGCATAATCCATATTATGACAATGGTATTAAATTCTTTAATGCGCAAGGTACTAAATTATCTGAGCAAGTAGAGCTTGAAATTGAAGCTGAAATTGAAAAAGAATTAAAATGTGTGCCATCGAGTGAGTTAGGTAAAGCTTACCGTATTGATGATGCAGCAGGGCGTTATATTGAATTTTGTAAAAGTACTTTTCCCACACAACAGAGCTTAGACGGCTTTAAAATCGTTGTTGATTGCGCCAATGGTGCAACCTATCATATTGCGCCACTCGTACTTAATGAATTAGGGGCGGAGGTTATCGCCATGGGCGTTGAGCCTGATGGTGTGAATATTAACCTGAATTGTGGTGCGACGAGCATGCAGGCTATTTCTGAGCGCGTCGTACAAGAAAAAGCAGATTTTGGTATCGCGTATGATGGTGATGGCGATCGCGTGATGATGGTTGATCATACGGGATATATTCTCGATGGTGATGAGTTACTTTATATTATTGCGCGTGATAAATTACGTAATGGTACATTACAAGGTGGCGTTGTTGGCACTAAAATGTCGAATTTAGGTTTAGAGCTTGCACTTAAAGAATTAGGGATCCCTTTTGAGCGTAGTGATGTGGGCGATCGTCATGTGATGGAGCTTATGAAGAAAAATAACTGGTCTATTGGGGCTGAAAATTCAGGGCATGTTATTTGCTCTGAATATTTAGAAACAGGCGATGGAATAGTCTCTGGCTTACAAGTCATTGCAGCGATGAAAAGTAGCCGTTTAACGCTAAATGAATTGCGTCAAGGGATGCACAAGTTCCCTCAGGTCATGCTAAACATTCGCTTTAATAGTGATATTGACCCTTTACAAGATGAAGACGTGCTCGCAGAGCAAGCTCGTATTCAAACGCTACTAGCGGGTAAAGGGCGAGTATTATTACGAAAATCAGGGACTGAGCCCGTTTTTAGAGTGATGGTAGAGTCTGATGAATCGCAAGAAGTGGTGCATGGTTATGCACAAGCAATTGCAGATAAAGTAAAAGTTTAA
- the folP gene encoding dihydropteroate synthase, whose protein sequence is MWLRSGEKGLDLSVAQVMGILNVTPDSFSDGGKFKQLDTALKRALEMVEQGATIIDVGGESTRPGAPDVSVDEELARVVPIIEKIKEYSDCWISIDTSKAPVMLASVQAGASMINDVCALQNAGALQAAADANVPVCLMHMQGAPRTMQSAPRYANLCLDVKTFLEQRVEACLQAGIKKDHIILDLGFGFGKTMDHNFALLNATHEFVALGYPVLTGLSRKSMFAQLLNRPLSERLAASLAGAMIAVQQGSKIIRVHDVSATMDVINVLNKVNSFNK, encoded by the coding sequence ATGTGGTTAAGAAGTGGAGAGAAGGGGCTTGATTTAAGTGTTGCTCAGGTCATGGGGATTTTAAATGTAACACCCGACTCCTTTTCTGATGGCGGTAAGTTTAAGCAACTCGATACGGCTCTAAAGCGAGCGCTTGAAATGGTTGAACAAGGCGCAACTATTATTGATGTGGGTGGCGAATCGACTCGCCCTGGTGCGCCAGATGTAAGTGTCGATGAAGAATTAGCACGCGTCGTGCCTATTATTGAAAAAATCAAAGAATACAGCGACTGTTGGATATCTATTGATACCAGTAAAGCCCCTGTGATGCTTGCTAGCGTGCAAGCGGGCGCTTCGATGATCAATGATGTATGTGCGTTACAAAACGCCGGTGCTCTGCAAGCGGCTGCTGACGCCAATGTACCGGTCTGTTTAATGCACATGCAAGGCGCGCCGAGAACAATGCAAAGTGCACCTCGCTATGCTAATCTGTGCCTAGATGTAAAAACGTTTTTAGAACAACGTGTTGAGGCTTGTTTGCAGGCAGGTATAAAAAAAGATCATATTATTCTAGATTTAGGTTTTGGTTTTGGTAAAACAATGGATCATAATTTTGCTTTACTCAATGCAACACATGAATTTGTGGCATTAGGCTATCCCGTATTGACAGGGTTATCTCGAAAATCCATGTTTGCTCAATTATTAAATCGTCCATTATCTGAACGTTTAGCCGCTAGCCTTGCTGGGGCAATGATTGCTGTGCAACAAGGCTCTAAAATAATACGTGTTCACGATGTAAGTGCGACGATGGATGTCATTAACGTTTTAAATAAAGTTAACTCTTTTAATAAATAA
- the ftsH gene encoding ATP-dependent zinc metalloprotease FtsH: MAKNLILWLVIAVVLMSLFQGFGSDSTKQSAMDYTTFVKEVSQGQIQQVKIDGPVISGIKSNQSEFVTYIPAPDLDLLNDLIKNNVKVEGQAPEETSFLASIFVSWFPMLLLIGVWVFFMRNMQGGGKGGAMSFGKSKAKLMGEDQIKTTFADVAGCDEAKEDVKELVDYLKDSTKFQRLGGRIPTGVLLVGPPGTGKTLLAKAIAGEAKVPFFAISGSDFVEMFVGVGASRVRDMFEQAKKSAPCIIFIDEIDAVGRQRGSGMGGGNDEREQTLNQLLVEMDGFEGNEGVIVIAATNRPDVLDAALLRPGRFDRQVMVALPDVRGREQILNVHMRKVPLADDVKSKILARGTPGFSGADLANLVNEAALFAARGNKRVINSDDFEQARDKILMGAERRSLVMREEDKESTAYHEAGHAIVARLVPKHHPIHKVTIIPRGRSLGVTQFLPEGDQISQNRLELESSISVAYGGRIAEELIYGKDRVSTGASQDIKQASSIARAMVTEWGFSEKLGPILLIAEPNSLRSNTISSETGKIIDDEVKAFVEVNYARAYKYLADNLDILHAMKDALMKYETIDAHQVDDLMQRITVRAPVDWNDDVEIKDQDAESSDEETVKDEPIKNSEAEKEAEPQKNESTGADDQKDGDKQ, encoded by the coding sequence ATGGCAAAAAACCTGATATTGTGGTTGGTGATCGCAGTAGTCTTAATGTCTTTATTCCAAGGTTTTGGATCAGATAGTACTAAGCAATCCGCAATGGATTACACCACTTTTGTAAAAGAAGTAAGCCAAGGCCAGATCCAACAAGTTAAAATCGATGGCCCCGTGATCAGTGGTATAAAAAGCAATCAAAGTGAGTTTGTGACTTATATACCGGCACCGGATTTAGATTTACTTAATGATTTAATCAAAAACAATGTAAAAGTAGAAGGTCAAGCACCGGAAGAAACCAGTTTCTTAGCCTCTATATTTGTTTCTTGGTTCCCGATGCTTCTTCTTATCGGTGTTTGGGTCTTCTTTATGCGTAATATGCAAGGTGGCGGTAAAGGTGGCGCTATGTCATTTGGTAAGAGTAAAGCCAAATTGATGGGTGAAGACCAAATCAAAACGACGTTTGCAGATGTTGCAGGTTGTGATGAAGCCAAAGAGGACGTGAAAGAATTAGTTGATTACTTAAAAGATTCAACAAAATTCCAACGACTTGGTGGGCGTATTCCAACTGGCGTATTATTAGTGGGTCCTCCTGGAACAGGTAAAACATTACTTGCAAAAGCAATTGCAGGTGAAGCTAAAGTACCTTTCTTTGCAATATCGGGATCTGATTTTGTTGAAATGTTCGTCGGTGTCGGTGCATCTCGTGTGCGTGACATGTTTGAACAAGCTAAAAAATCAGCGCCATGTATTATCTTTATCGATGAAATTGATGCGGTTGGCCGTCAACGTGGCTCAGGCATGGGTGGCGGTAATGATGAACGTGAGCAAACGTTAAACCAATTATTGGTTGAAATGGATGGTTTTGAAGGCAATGAAGGCGTGATTGTCATTGCAGCTACAAATAGACCAGACGTTTTAGATGCAGCGCTACTGCGCCCAGGACGTTTTGATCGCCAAGTTATGGTGGCATTACCGGACGTACGTGGACGTGAACAAATTCTTAATGTACATATGCGTAAAGTACCATTGGCTGACGATGTGAAATCTAAAATATTAGCACGTGGCACACCGGGTTTTTCAGGTGCAGATTTAGCGAATTTAGTGAATGAAGCTGCATTATTTGCCGCCCGTGGTAATAAACGTGTGATCAATAGTGATGATTTCGAGCAAGCTCGCGATAAAATCCTGATGGGTGCAGAGCGTCGTAGTTTAGTGATGCGTGAAGAAGACAAAGAGTCGACTGCATATCATGAAGCGGGACATGCTATTGTGGCGCGATTAGTGCCAAAACATCACCCTATTCATAAAGTGACTATCATCCCTCGTGGACGCTCACTAGGTGTGACACAATTTTTACCAGAAGGTGACCAAATTAGCCAAAACCGTTTAGAGCTGGAAAGTAGTATTTCAGTCGCATATGGTGGCCGAATTGCAGAAGAGCTTATTTACGGTAAAGATAGAGTTTCAACTGGCGCGTCACAAGATATTAAACAAGCGTCTTCGATTGCACGTGCAATGGTAACGGAATGGGGTTTCTCTGAAAAATTAGGTCCTATTTTATTAATAGCTGAGCCGAACTCATTACGTTCAAATACTATTTCATCTGAGACGGGTAAAATCATTGATGATGAAGTAAAAGCCTTTGTTGAAGTTAACTATGCGCGCGCTTATAAATACTTAGCGGATAATCTTGATATTTTACATGCAATGAAAGATGCGTTAATGAAATATGAAACGATTGATGCGCATCAGGTAGATGATTTGATGCAACGCATTACAGTGCGTGCGCCTGTCGATTGGAACGATGACGTAGAAATTAAAGATCAAGATGCAGAGTCTTCTGACGAAGAGACTGTTAAAGATGAGCCGATAAAAAATAGCGAAGCAGAAAAAGAGGCTGAGCCTCAGAAAAATGAAAGTACAGGCGCAGACGACCAAAAAGATGGTGATAAACAATAA
- the rlmE gene encoding 23S rRNA (uridine(2552)-2'-O)-methyltransferase RlmE, whose translation MGKKVNSGNNAPGVLKKSSSGSSKRWMQEHVNDFYVKEANRLGLRSRAVFKLDEINKKDKLIRSGMTVVDLGAAPGSWSQWCVDTVGSRGKVIACDILAMDSIAGVDFLQGDFRDEAVLHALLKRIGPHKLDVVLSDMSPNMSGNAAMDQPKSMYLVELALEMCSDVLKKDGSFIVKVFMGADFDTFMKEVKKRFNVVKTRKPDSSRARSREVYLVATGFKA comes from the coding sequence ATGGGTAAAAAAGTTAATTCAGGGAATAATGCCCCTGGTGTTTTGAAAAAAAGTAGTTCGGGTAGCTCTAAGCGTTGGATGCAGGAGCATGTTAATGATTTTTATGTAAAAGAAGCAAATAGATTGGGCCTACGCTCACGTGCTGTTTTTAAATTAGACGAAATTAATAAGAAAGATAAGCTGATCCGATCTGGTATGACAGTCGTGGATTTAGGCGCAGCCCCTGGGAGTTGGTCGCAATGGTGTGTGGATACCGTTGGTTCACGCGGTAAAGTCATTGCGTGTGATATTTTAGCCATGGACTCGATTGCAGGTGTTGATTTTTTACAAGGCGATTTTCGAGATGAAGCGGTTTTACATGCATTATTGAAACGTATCGGCCCCCATAAATTGGATGTGGTGCTATCAGATATGTCGCCTAACATGAGTGGTAATGCGGCCATGGATCAGCCTAAATCGATGTATTTAGTCGAACTGGCACTTGAAATGTGCTCTGATGTCTTAAAAAAAGACGGTAGTTTTATTGTAAAGGTGTTTATGGGCGCTGATTTTGATACCTTTATGAAGGAAGTTAAAAAACGATTTAACGTCGTAAAAACGCGTAAACCAGATTCATCTCGTGCACGCTCTCGAGAAGTGTATCTAGTGGCGACAGGTTTTAAAGCGTGA
- the yhbY gene encoding ribosome assembly RNA-binding protein YhbY — protein MNLSNKQKKHLKSLAHSLKPIVLLGQNGLTEGVLAEIENALSFHELIKVKIATDDRETKQLIIDAIVRETEAINITKIGHVVVLYRQSEENKVELPRK, from the coding sequence ATGAACTTATCAAATAAACAAAAGAAGCACCTGAAAAGCTTGGCCCATTCTCTTAAACCGATTGTCTTACTTGGACAAAATGGCTTAACAGAAGGCGTACTCGCTGAAATTGAAAACGCACTTAGTTTTCATGAACTTATCAAAGTAAAAATCGCAACAGACGATCGTGAAACGAAACAATTAATCATCGATGCAATTGTACGTGAAACAGAAGCAATTAATATTACCAAAATTGGTCATGTTGTTGTTTTATACCGTCAAAGCGAAGAGAACAAAGTGGAATTACCTCGTAAGTAA